From the genome of Streptomyces sp. NBC_00659, one region includes:
- a CDS encoding enolase C-terminal domain-like protein — MKSQQPTITEFSVYPVAGRDCMELNLSGAHGPWFTRNVVVLRDSEGRTGLGEVPGGEKITRTLRDAGPLVLGAKVGDFQRVLRDIGDRFGDRDAGGRGAQTFDLRTTVHAVTAVEAALLDLLGRHLDVPVAALLGDGQQRDRVRVLGYLFFVGDPDRTDLPYVRESGSDVDWYRLRHEESLTPAAIVRQAEAAHALYGFRDFKLKGGVLEGTEEVRAVRALKDRFPEARVTLDPNGAWSLREAIELCGPLVGTLAYAEDPCGAEGGYSGREILAEFRRATGLPTATNMIATDWRQLTHALALQSVSIPLADPHFWTMRGSVRVAQLCNAMGLTWGCHSNNHFDISLAMVTHCGAAAPGPYNALDTHWIWQEGLERLTVAPPRIVDGEIAVPDAPGLGVELDMDRLLAAHELYLKEALGARDDAVAMRHLVPGWEFAPKRPALVR; from the coding sequence ATGAAGAGTCAGCAACCGACGATCACCGAGTTCTCCGTCTACCCCGTCGCCGGACGGGACTGCATGGAACTGAATTTGTCGGGCGCCCACGGTCCCTGGTTCACCCGCAATGTCGTGGTCCTCAGGGACTCCGAGGGGCGGACCGGGCTCGGCGAGGTGCCGGGCGGGGAGAAGATCACCCGGACGCTGCGGGACGCCGGGCCCCTGGTCCTCGGGGCGAAGGTGGGCGATTTCCAGCGTGTCCTGCGTGACATCGGGGACCGCTTCGGCGACCGGGACGCGGGCGGCCGGGGCGCCCAGACCTTCGACCTGCGCACGACCGTCCACGCCGTCACGGCCGTCGAGGCGGCCCTTCTCGACCTGCTCGGCCGGCACCTCGACGTGCCGGTCGCCGCCCTCCTCGGTGACGGACAGCAACGCGACCGGGTGCGGGTTCTGGGCTACCTCTTCTTCGTCGGCGACCCGGACCGCACGGATCTGCCGTACGTACGCGAGAGCGGCTCGGACGTGGACTGGTACCGCCTGCGGCACGAGGAGTCGCTGACGCCCGCCGCGATCGTCCGGCAGGCCGAGGCCGCCCACGCGCTGTACGGGTTCCGGGACTTCAAACTCAAGGGCGGCGTCCTGGAAGGCACCGAGGAGGTCAGGGCCGTACGCGCGCTCAAGGACCGCTTCCCCGAGGCCCGCGTCACGCTCGACCCCAATGGCGCCTGGTCGCTGCGCGAGGCGATCGAGCTGTGCGGGCCCCTGGTCGGCACGCTCGCCTACGCCGAGGACCCCTGCGGCGCCGAGGGCGGCTACTCGGGGCGGGAGATCCTGGCCGAGTTCCGCCGGGCGACCGGGCTGCCGACGGCGACCAACATGATCGCCACGGACTGGCGGCAGCTCACCCACGCCCTGGCGCTCCAGTCGGTCTCGATCCCGCTCGCCGACCCTCACTTCTGGACCATGCGGGGCTCGGTGCGTGTGGCCCAGCTCTGCAACGCGATGGGCCTGACCTGGGGCTGCCACTCGAACAACCACTTCGACATCTCGCTCGCCATGGTCACCCACTGCGGAGCCGCCGCACCTGGCCCGTACAACGCCCTGGACACCCACTGGATCTGGCAGGAGGGCCTGGAGCGGCTCACGGTCGCCCCGCCGCGCATCGTCGACGGCGAGATCGCGGTGCCGGACGCACCGGGCCTCGGCGTCGAGCTGGACATGGACCGGCTGCTGGCGGCGCACGAGCTGTACCTGAAGGAGGCTCTCGGCGCCCGGGACGACGCCGTCGCCATGCGCCATCTGGTTCCCGGGTGGGAATTCGCCCCCAAGCGGCCGGCCCTGGTGCGCTGA
- the paaK gene encoding phenylacetate--CoA ligase PaaK, translated as MAGSADSKGLLDAGERLDLEELRALQLERLRASLRHAYENVPFYRESFDKAGLRPDDCRSLADLTRFPFTVKADLRENYPYGMFAVPQDRIRRIHASSGTTGRPTVVGYTENDLSMWADMVARSIRAAGGRPGDKVHIAYGYGLFTGGLGAHYGAERLGCTVIPASGGMTARQVQLIQDLKPEIIMVTPSYMLTLLDEFERQGVDPRGTSLRVGVFGAEPWTEEMRREIEERFAIDAVDIYGLSEVIGPGVAQECVETKDGLHIWEDHFYPEVVDPLTGEVLPDGEEGELVFTSLTKEAMPVVRYRTRDLTRLLPGTARVFRRMEKITGRSDDMVILRGVNLFPTQIEEIVLRTPAVAPHFQLRLTREGRLDALTVRAEARYGATPEQREAAARTITAGIKDGIGVSVTVEIVEPESLERSVGKLKRIVDLRPRA; from the coding sequence ATGGCGGGCTCGGCGGACTCGAAGGGCCTGCTCGACGCGGGCGAGCGGCTGGACCTGGAGGAACTGCGGGCGCTCCAGCTGGAGCGGCTGCGCGCGTCGCTGCGGCACGCCTACGAGAACGTCCCCTTCTACCGGGAGTCCTTCGACAAGGCCGGGCTGCGCCCCGACGACTGCCGCTCGCTCGCCGATCTGACCCGGTTCCCGTTCACGGTGAAGGCGGATCTGCGGGAGAACTACCCGTACGGGATGTTCGCCGTGCCGCAGGACCGCATCCGGCGCATCCACGCGTCGAGCGGGACGACCGGGCGGCCCACGGTCGTCGGCTACACGGAGAACGACCTGTCCATGTGGGCCGACATGGTGGCCCGTTCGATCCGCGCGGCGGGCGGCCGACCGGGCGACAAGGTCCATATCGCCTACGGCTACGGCCTGTTCACCGGCGGACTCGGCGCCCACTACGGCGCGGAACGCCTCGGCTGTACGGTGATCCCCGCGTCCGGCGGCATGACGGCACGTCAGGTCCAGCTGATCCAGGACCTGAAGCCCGAGATCATCATGGTGACACCGTCGTACATGCTGACCCTGCTCGACGAGTTCGAGCGCCAGGGCGTGGACCCGCGCGGCACCTCACTGCGGGTCGGCGTGTTCGGGGCCGAGCCGTGGACCGAGGAGATGCGCCGCGAGATCGAGGAGCGGTTCGCGATCGACGCGGTGGACATCTACGGGCTCTCGGAGGTCATCGGCCCCGGCGTCGCCCAGGAGTGCGTGGAGACCAAGGACGGTCTGCACATCTGGGAGGACCACTTCTACCCGGAGGTCGTCGACCCCCTCACCGGTGAGGTGCTGCCGGACGGCGAGGAGGGCGAACTGGTCTTCACCTCGCTCACCAAGGAGGCCATGCCCGTGGTCCGTTACCGGACACGGGACCTGACGCGGCTGCTGCCCGGTACGGCGCGGGTCTTCCGCCGGATGGAGAAGATCACCGGGCGCAGCGACGACATGGTGATCCTGCGCGGGGTCAATCTCTTCCCGACACAGATCGAGGAGATCGTGCTGCGGACTCCCGCGGTCGCCCCGCACTTCCAGCTCCGGCTGACCCGCGAGGGCCGTCTCGACGCCCTCACCGTACGCGCGGAGGCCCGGTACGGCGCCACACCCGAGCAGCGCGAGGCGGCGGCGCGGACGATCACCGCGGGCATCAAGGACGGGATCGGCGTCTCGGTCACCGTGGAGATCGTCGAACCGGAGTCCCTGGAACGGTCGGTGGGCAAGCTGAAGCGGATCGTGGACCTGCGCCCGCGCGCCTGA
- a CDS encoding acyl-CoA synthetase, translated as MTPGHGSTVDGVLRRSARRTPARRAVDYRERSWTYAELDEAVSRAATVLLDAGLSPGDRVGAYGHNSDAYLIGFLACARAGLVHVPVNQNLTGDDLAYIVGQSGCALVLTDPDLAGRLPEGVRTLPLRDADDSLLVRLEAARPYDGDEPRGDTLVQLLYTSGTTALPKGAMMTHRALVHEYLSAITALDLSAGDLPVHSLPLYHSAQMHVFLLPYLAVGASNTILDAPDGGQIFDLIEAGRADSLFAPPTVWIGLSNRPDFAERDLSGLRKAYYGASIMPVPVLERLRERLPKLAFYNCFGQSEIGPLATVLGPDEHKGRMDSCGTPVLFVDARVVDEDGKDVPDGTPGEVVYRSPQLCEGYWDKPEETAEAFRDGWFHSGDLAVRDAHGYFTVVDRVKDVINSGGVLVASRQVEDALYTHEGVAEVAVVGLPDERWIEAVTAVVVPRGEVTEDELIAHAREKLAHFKAPKRVLFVDELPRNASGKILKRELRDRFGPA; from the coding sequence ATGACGCCTGGACACGGCAGTACGGTTGACGGGGTACTGCGGCGCAGTGCCCGGCGCACACCGGCGCGGCGCGCCGTCGACTACCGGGAGCGCTCCTGGACCTACGCGGAACTCGACGAGGCCGTCTCCCGGGCGGCCACCGTCCTGCTCGACGCGGGGTTGTCCCCGGGGGACCGCGTGGGCGCCTACGGCCACAACTCGGACGCCTATCTGATCGGCTTCCTCGCCTGCGCCCGCGCGGGACTCGTCCATGTGCCCGTGAACCAGAACCTGACCGGCGACGACCTCGCCTACATCGTCGGCCAGTCGGGATGCGCCCTGGTCCTGACCGACCCCGACCTCGCCGGCCGGCTCCCGGAGGGCGTACGGACCCTGCCGCTGCGCGACGCCGACGACTCACTCCTCGTACGACTGGAGGCGGCACGCCCGTACGACGGTGACGAGCCCCGCGGCGACACGCTCGTACAGCTCCTCTACACCTCGGGCACCACCGCGCTGCCCAAGGGCGCGATGATGACGCACCGCGCCCTGGTGCACGAGTACCTGAGCGCGATCACCGCCCTCGATCTGAGTGCCGGGGACCTGCCGGTGCACTCGCTGCCGCTCTACCACTCGGCGCAGATGCATGTGTTCCTGCTGCCCTACCTCGCGGTCGGCGCCTCGAACACGATCCTCGACGCGCCGGACGGCGGACAGATCTTCGACCTGATCGAGGCGGGCCGCGCGGACAGCCTGTTCGCCCCGCCCACCGTGTGGATCGGGCTGTCGAACCGTCCCGACTTCGCCGAACGCGACCTGAGCGGCCTGCGCAAGGCGTACTACGGCGCGTCGATCATGCCGGTCCCCGTCCTGGAACGGCTCCGCGAACGGCTGCCGAAGCTGGCCTTCTACAACTGCTTCGGCCAGAGCGAGATCGGTCCCCTCGCCACCGTCCTCGGCCCCGACGAGCACAAGGGCCGGATGGACTCCTGCGGCACTCCGGTGCTGTTCGTGGACGCGCGGGTCGTCGACGAGGACGGCAAGGACGTGCCGGACGGGACACCGGGCGAAGTCGTCTACCGCTCACCGCAGTTGTGCGAGGGCTACTGGGACAAGCCCGAGGAGACGGCCGAGGCGTTCCGCGACGGCTGGTTCCACTCGGGAGACCTCGCCGTGCGCGACGCCCACGGATACTTCACCGTGGTGGACCGGGTGAAGGACGTCATCAACTCCGGTGGTGTCCTGGTCGCTTCACGGCAGGTCGAGGACGCCCTGTACACGCACGAGGGGGTCGCCGAGGTCGCCGTCGTCGGGCTGCCCGACGAGCGCTGGATCGAGGCCGTCACCGCGGTCGTCGTCCCCCGGGGCGAGGTCACCGAGGACGAACTCATCGCCCACGCACGTGAGAAGCTCGCCCACTTCAAGGCGCCCAAGCGGGTCCTGTTCGTGGACGAGCTGCCCCGCAACGCCAGCGGGAAGATCCTCAAGCGGGAACTGCGGGACCGGTTCGGCCCGGCGTAG
- a CDS encoding recombinase family protein gives MVTTRTEQPLRAVIYTRISHDPTGKAEGVTRQEDACRKLAAELGWVVVGVKSDDDRTAIGKSGQRARRPAYAELLDMLAAGEAEAVLVWHTDRLYRQARDLEPLIDIVDRTYTVIRPVKQGELDLASASGRMVARILASVSTHEVEHSVERMIDKKQKNRAAGVNHGGPRAFGYRPVKRKAKGEDPEVPKIDQREAELIRNAATAVLAHAADPDTGLTLAGICRQWTASGVKTPRGNAWSVPSLRKTLLSPRIAGRVAHQGEDVGLAQWDAILDMDVWLALRNVLTDPARRTGSGDHDGKTVKYLGSGLYDCHCGAVIRPGGAKRGQPQLYRCTAGSHVSRTAVPIDDFVERVVVARLCREDARTAFSAPAVEVPTGPSMDDLKVRHAALSARLEALAETFADDDEADPVEYRTASRKLKERLAAVEQQLTDAAAAAASAAQSGPLDDVDLPELVRRHTADPADALDWWRERYPLERRRKILASLATVTLVRARQGRPAGFVPGSGSGYFDPESVRIDWVN, from the coding sequence ATGGTCACAACACGGACAGAACAGCCGCTCAGGGCGGTCATCTACACCCGTATCTCCCACGACCCGACCGGCAAGGCCGAAGGGGTCACCAGGCAGGAAGACGCCTGCCGCAAGCTCGCCGCCGAACTCGGCTGGGTCGTCGTCGGGGTCAAGTCCGACGACGACCGCACGGCCATCGGCAAGAGCGGCCAGCGTGCCCGGCGCCCCGCCTACGCGGAACTGCTGGACATGCTGGCCGCAGGCGAGGCGGAAGCGGTCCTCGTCTGGCACACAGACCGGCTGTACCGGCAGGCGCGCGACCTTGAGCCTCTGATCGACATCGTGGACCGCACGTACACGGTGATCCGGCCGGTCAAGCAGGGCGAACTGGACCTCGCCAGCGCGTCCGGCCGCATGGTCGCCCGTATCCTCGCCAGCGTATCCACGCATGAGGTCGAGCACTCCGTTGAACGCATGATCGACAAGAAGCAGAAGAACCGGGCAGCCGGAGTGAACCACGGCGGCCCGCGCGCGTTCGGCTACCGGCCCGTCAAGCGGAAGGCCAAGGGGGAGGACCCCGAGGTCCCGAAGATCGACCAGCGGGAAGCCGAGCTGATCCGCAACGCGGCGACGGCAGTCCTCGCCCATGCCGCCGACCCGGACACCGGCCTGACGCTGGCGGGCATCTGTCGCCAGTGGACGGCCAGCGGGGTCAAGACCCCACGCGGTAACGCCTGGAGCGTCCCCAGCCTGCGCAAGACGCTGCTGTCGCCCCGGATCGCTGGACGCGTCGCGCACCAGGGCGAGGACGTGGGCCTGGCGCAGTGGGACGCGATCCTGGACATGGACGTCTGGCTCGCTCTGCGTAACGTGCTGACCGACCCGGCCCGTCGCACTGGCTCCGGCGACCACGACGGCAAGACGGTCAAGTACCTGGGCTCGGGTCTGTACGACTGCCACTGCGGCGCCGTCATCCGCCCCGGCGGAGCCAAGCGCGGGCAGCCGCAGCTCTACCGCTGCACCGCCGGTAGCCACGTCAGCCGGACCGCTGTCCCCATTGATGACTTCGTGGAGCGGGTAGTCGTCGCCCGGCTGTGCCGCGAGGACGCCAGGACTGCGTTCTCGGCCCCTGCGGTGGAGGTCCCGACCGGGCCGTCCATGGACGACCTGAAGGTCCGTCACGCGGCTCTCTCGGCCCGCCTGGAGGCCCTGGCCGAGACGTTCGCCGACGACGACGAGGCCGACCCCGTGGAGTACCGCACCGCATCCCGGAAGCTCAAGGAGCGGCTCGCCGCTGTCGAGCAGCAGCTCACCGACGCTGCTGCCGCCGCAGCCTCCGCAGCGCAGTCCGGCCCGCTCGATGACGTCGACCTGCCGGAGCTGGTCCGGCGCCACACGGCCGACCCGGCCGACGCGCTGGACTGGTGGCGCGAGAGGTACCCCCTGGAGCGCCGGAGGAAGATCCTCGCCAGCCTCGCCACGGTCACCCTGGTCCGTGCACGGCAGGGCCGCCCGGCCGGGTTCGTGCCCGGCTCCGGCAGCGGCTACTTCGACCCCGAGTCGGTGCGCATCGACTGGGTGAACTGA
- a CDS encoding acyl-CoA synthetase, protein MTTSPNGFWAQAAADPERVVLVTPTGEEWTAGRLHEAANGLVHGLRAAGLERGDSFAVVLPNGVEFLVAYLAASQAGLYLVPVNHHLVGPEIAWIVSDSGAKVLIAHERFADAARHAADEAKLAPARRYAVGTIEGFRPYAELLDGQPGSAPADRTLGWVMNYTSGTTGRPRGIRRPLPGKLPEESYLGGFLAIFGIRPFDGNVHLVCSPLYHTAVLQFAGASLHIGHRLVLMDKWTPEEMLRVIDVHRCTHTHMVPTQFHRLLALPDEVRARYDVTSMRHAIHGAAPCPDHVKRAMIAWWGESVEEYYAASEGGGAFATAEDWLKKPGTVGKAWPISELAVFDDDGNRLPPGELGTVYMKMSTGGFSYHKDETKTRKNRIGDFFTVGDLGLLDEDGYLFLRDRKIDMIISGGVNIYPAEIEAALLSHPAVADAAAFGIPHDDWGEEVKAVVEAAPGHAPGPALAADILGHCERQLAGYKRPKSVDFIAAMPRDPNGKLYKRRLRDPYWEGRTRTM, encoded by the coding sequence ATGACCACATCACCCAACGGCTTCTGGGCCCAGGCCGCCGCCGACCCCGAGCGCGTCGTCCTCGTCACCCCCACCGGCGAGGAGTGGACCGCCGGGCGGCTGCACGAGGCGGCCAACGGCCTCGTCCACGGACTGCGCGCCGCCGGCCTCGAACGCGGCGACTCCTTCGCCGTCGTCCTGCCCAACGGCGTCGAGTTCCTCGTCGCCTACCTCGCCGCCTCGCAGGCGGGCCTCTACCTCGTCCCCGTCAACCACCACCTCGTCGGACCCGAGATCGCCTGGATCGTCTCCGACTCCGGGGCCAAGGTCCTCATCGCCCACGAACGCTTCGCCGACGCCGCCCGGCACGCCGCCGACGAGGCGAAGCTCGCCCCGGCGCGGCGCTACGCGGTCGGCACCATCGAGGGTTTCCGCCCGTACGCCGAACTCCTCGACGGACAGCCCGGATCCGCGCCCGCCGACCGCACCCTCGGCTGGGTCATGAACTACACCTCGGGCACCACCGGCCGCCCCCGCGGCATCAGGCGCCCGCTGCCCGGCAAGCTCCCCGAGGAGTCGTATCTCGGCGGCTTCCTCGCCATCTTCGGCATCCGGCCGTTCGACGGCAACGTGCACCTCGTCTGCTCGCCGCTCTACCACACCGCGGTCCTCCAGTTCGCGGGCGCGTCCCTGCACATCGGCCACCGACTGGTGCTGATGGACAAGTGGACACCCGAGGAGATGCTGCGGGTCATCGACGTACACCGGTGCACCCACACCCATATGGTGCCGACCCAGTTCCACCGGCTGCTGGCCCTCCCCGACGAGGTCAGGGCCCGCTACGACGTCACCTCCATGCGGCACGCCATCCACGGCGCCGCCCCGTGCCCCGACCATGTGAAACGGGCCATGATCGCGTGGTGGGGGGAGAGCGTCGAGGAGTACTACGCGGCCAGCGAGGGCGGCGGCGCCTTCGCGACCGCCGAGGACTGGCTGAAGAAGCCCGGCACCGTCGGCAAGGCCTGGCCCATCAGCGAACTGGCCGTCTTCGACGACGACGGCAACCGGCTGCCGCCCGGTGAACTCGGCACCGTCTACATGAAGATGAGCACCGGCGGATTCTCGTACCACAAGGACGAGACCAAGACCCGGAAGAACCGCATCGGCGACTTCTTCACCGTCGGGGACCTCGGCCTGCTCGACGAGGACGGCTATCTCTTCCTCCGCGACCGCAAGATCGACATGATCATCTCCGGCGGGGTCAACATCTACCCGGCCGAGATCGAGGCGGCGCTGCTCTCCCACCCCGCCGTCGCCGACGCGGCCGCCTTCGGCATCCCGCACGACGACTGGGGCGAGGAGGTCAAGGCCGTGGTGGAGGCCGCGCCGGGCCACGCACCAGGACCGGCGCTCGCCGCCGACATCCTCGGCCACTGCGAGCGGCAACTCGCCGGGTACAAGCGGCCCAAGAGCGTCGACTTCATCGCCGCCATGCCCCGCGACCCCAACGGAAAGCTGTACAAGCGACGGCTCCGCGATCCCTACTGGGAGGGGCGCACCCGGACGATGTGA
- a CDS encoding NAD(P)H-dependent flavin oxidoreductase, which translates to MQTELSKELGVEHAIFGFTPFPAVAAAISRAGGFGVLGAVRYTDPTDLERDLDWIEANVDGRPYGLDVVMPAKKVEGVSEADVEAMIPAGHRQFVEDTLAKYGVPELAEGEASGWRITGWMEQVARGQLDVAFDYPIRLLANALGSPPADVIRRAHDRGVLVAALAGSARHARKHAEAGIDIVVAQGYEAGGHTGEIASMVLTPEVVDAVGPLPVLAAGGIGSGQQVAAALSLGAQGVWLGSVWLTVTEADMHSPAVTRKLLAAGSGDTVRSRALTGKPARQLRTEWTDAWDDPDGPGTLPMPLQGLLVADAVSRIQKYEVEPLLGTPVGQIVGRMNSERSVQEVFDDLTRGFEHAVDRINRIAGRGEEA; encoded by the coding sequence ATGCAGACGGAGCTGAGCAAGGAACTGGGAGTCGAGCACGCCATCTTCGGCTTCACGCCGTTTCCCGCCGTCGCCGCGGCCATCAGCCGCGCGGGCGGATTCGGTGTGCTCGGCGCGGTCCGCTACACCGACCCCACGGACCTGGAGCGCGACCTCGACTGGATCGAGGCGAACGTCGACGGCAGGCCCTACGGCCTCGACGTCGTCATGCCCGCCAAGAAGGTCGAGGGCGTCAGCGAGGCCGACGTCGAGGCGATGATCCCAGCGGGCCACCGTCAGTTCGTCGAGGACACCCTCGCCAAGTACGGCGTCCCCGAACTCGCCGAGGGCGAGGCGTCCGGCTGGCGCATCACCGGCTGGATGGAACAGGTCGCCCGCGGCCAGCTCGACGTCGCCTTCGACTACCCGATCAGACTGCTGGCCAACGCGCTGGGCTCGCCGCCCGCGGACGTGATCCGGCGTGCCCACGACCGCGGGGTCCTCGTCGCGGCCCTCGCGGGCAGCGCCCGGCACGCGCGCAAGCACGCCGAGGCCGGCATCGACATCGTCGTCGCCCAGGGCTACGAGGCGGGCGGACACACGGGAGAGATCGCCTCGATGGTGCTCACCCCCGAAGTCGTCGACGCCGTGGGCCCGTTGCCGGTCCTGGCGGCGGGCGGTATCGGCAGCGGACAGCAGGTGGCCGCCGCGCTGAGCCTCGGCGCCCAGGGAGTGTGGCTCGGATCGGTGTGGCTGACCGTGACGGAGGCCGACATGCACTCCCCGGCCGTCACCCGCAAACTGCTCGCGGCCGGTTCCGGCGACACCGTCCGCTCGCGCGCCCTGACCGGCAAGCCCGCCCGCCAGCTGCGCACCGAGTGGACCGACGCCTGGGACGACCCGGACGGGCCCGGCACACTCCCCATGCCGCTCCAGGGCCTCCTCGTCGCCGACGCCGTCTCCCGCATCCAGAAGTACGAGGTGGAGCCGCTGCTCGGCACCCCCGTCGGGCAGATCGTCGGCCGGATGAACAGCGAACGCTCCGTCCAGGAGGTCTTCGACGACCTGACCCGGGGCTTCGAGCACGCCGTGGACCGCATCAACCGCATCGCGGGCAGGGGAGAAGAAGCATGA
- a CDS encoding serine hydrolase, with the protein MTEGAKDPAKDTQDRARDGLTRRQLGRGVLAMGGAVALAPFPAGPAAASTGNGHRTLQHGTPRQAGLLAGHLRQLVADAQTFLAPSPRHPWYAGAVLLAGRGGIVALHEPIGKAVRYAAYDEKTDTGVEFPADRQIPASSDTVYDLASVSKLFTSILAVQQLERGALELEASVASYLPEFAGGGKQDVTIRQLLTHTSGFRSWIPLYKAPTREGKLQLIWDEKPVSRPGSAYLYSDLNLISLQLVLERITGRSLDTLLRDEITGPLGMGATRYNPPASWKPRIAATEDARAPWSGLDRGLVWGEVHDENAYSLGGVAGHAGVFSSAWDLAVLGRTLLNGGAYGRARILRPESVDLMFTDFNTAFPGDEHGLGFELYQHWYMGAMATPRTAGHTGFTGTSLVLDPTTDSFLIVLGNSVHPVRTWRSGSAPRVAAGNRLARAVAVRPAHGRTSWFSGMASSSTATLTLPALDTTAGPARFRCALWWDTEPRSDVLFLESSTDGGTTWQPVPFTTRRRPEDPEDHPAGTATGWSGRTWHRLGAGLPSAAALTLRWRYTTDRLYVGRGAYVGALRVETGDRVAFDESRPADAARVAAAGWSPSRD; encoded by the coding sequence ATGACCGAAGGCGCGAAGGACCCGGCGAAAGACACACAGGACAGAGCGCGCGACGGGCTGACCCGTCGTCAGTTGGGCCGGGGCGTACTGGCGATGGGCGGGGCGGTGGCCCTCGCCCCCTTCCCCGCGGGCCCGGCGGCGGCCTCGACGGGGAACGGCCACCGGACGCTCCAGCACGGCACACCCCGGCAGGCCGGGCTGCTCGCCGGCCATCTTCGCCAACTCGTGGCGGACGCACAGACGTTCCTCGCGCCCTCTCCCCGACACCCCTGGTACGCCGGTGCCGTACTGCTCGCGGGCCGGGGCGGCATCGTGGCCCTGCACGAACCGATCGGCAAGGCCGTGCGCTACGCGGCGTACGACGAGAAGACGGACACCGGCGTGGAGTTCCCCGCCGACCGCCAGATCCCGGCGTCGAGCGACACGGTCTACGACCTCGCTTCCGTGTCCAAGCTGTTCACCTCGATCCTCGCGGTGCAGCAGCTGGAGCGCGGCGCCCTGGAACTGGAGGCCTCCGTCGCCTCGTACCTCCCGGAGTTCGCGGGCGGCGGCAAGCAGGACGTGACCATCCGTCAACTGCTCACACACACCTCCGGGTTCCGCTCCTGGATCCCGCTGTACAAGGCTCCGACCCGCGAGGGGAAGCTCCAGCTCATCTGGGACGAGAAGCCCGTCTCCCGGCCCGGCAGCGCCTACCTCTACTCCGACCTGAACCTGATCTCGCTCCAGCTCGTCCTGGAGCGGATCACCGGCAGGAGCCTCGACACCCTGCTGCGCGACGAGATCACCGGCCCCCTCGGCATGGGCGCCACCCGCTACAACCCGCCCGCCTCGTGGAAGCCGCGGATCGCCGCCACCGAGGACGCCCGGGCGCCCTGGTCGGGACTGGACCGGGGACTCGTGTGGGGTGAGGTCCACGACGAGAACGCGTACTCCCTGGGCGGGGTCGCCGGTCACGCCGGGGTCTTCTCCTCCGCCTGGGATTTGGCGGTCCTCGGCCGTACGCTGCTGAACGGCGGCGCCTACGGCAGGGCGCGCATCCTGCGGCCGGAGTCGGTGGACCTGATGTTCACCGACTTCAACACCGCTTTCCCGGGCGACGAGCACGGCCTCGGCTTCGAGCTCTACCAGCACTGGTACATGGGCGCGATGGCGACACCGCGCACCGCCGGCCACACCGGCTTCACCGGCACCTCGCTCGTGCTCGACCCGACGACCGACTCCTTCCTGATCGTCCTCGGCAACTCCGTTCATCCCGTGCGCACGTGGCGATCCGGATCCGCTCCCCGGGTCGCCGCCGGAAACCGTCTCGCGCGAGCCGTCGCGGTGCGTCCGGCGCACGGGCGTACCTCGTGGTTCTCCGGAATGGCGAGCTCGTCGACGGCGACCCTGACACTGCCCGCGCTCGACACCACCGCCGGTCCGGCGCGGTTTCGCTGCGCGCTGTGGTGGGACACCGAACCCCGGTCGGACGTCCTGTTCCTGGAGTCCTCCACCGACGGCGGCACGACCTGGCAGCCGGTCCCCTTCACGACCCGGCGGCGGCCCGAGGACCCGGAGGACCATCCGGCGGGCACGGCCACCGGCTGGTCGGGGCGCACATGGCACCGGCTCGGCGCCGGCCTGCCGAGCGCGGCGGCTCTCACACTGCGCTGGCGGTACACCACCGACCGGCTGTACGTCGGCCGCGGCGCGTACGTCGGCGCGCTGCGGGTCGAGACGGGTGACCGCGTCGCCTTCGACGAGTCCCGGCCCGCGGACGCGGCGCGCGTCGCGGCGGCGGGCTGGTCACCGTCCCGGGACTGA